From a region of the Acanthochromis polyacanthus isolate Apoly-LR-REF ecotype Palm Island chromosome 3, KAUST_Apoly_ChrSc, whole genome shotgun sequence genome:
- the cep20 gene encoding lisH domain-containing protein FOPNL, translated as MATITELKCAVRETLEARGVLGQLKARIRAEVFSALDDQREPRPPLSHENLLINELIREYLEFNKYRYTASVLTAESSQPEVPLDRQFLANELKVVEDTSSKSVPLLYGLLSHFLNSSDSGGKVFLRGAAASNAPPGPDA; from the exons ATGGCTACCATCACCGAACTGAAGTGTG cCGTGAGGGAGACGCTGGAGGCCCGTGGTGTGCTGGGCCAGCTGAAGGCTCGTATCCGGGCGGAAGTGTTCAGCGCCCTGGATGACCAGAGAGAACCGCGGCCGCCGCTGTCACATGAAAACCTGCTAATTAACGAGCTCATCCGGGAGTACCTGGAGTTCAACAAGTACAGATACACGGCGTCAGTACTAACAGCAG aaTCCAGTCAACCAGAAGTTCCTTTGGACAGACAATTCCTGGcaaatgagctgaaagttgTGGAGGACACAAGCTCCAAGTCTGT aCCTCTGCTCTATGGCCTTTTGTCCCACTTTCTGAACAGCAGTGATAGTGGAGGGAAGGTGTTTCTACGAGGTGCTGCTGCCAGCAACGCACCCCCTGGACCCGATGCCTAA